The proteins below come from a single Mucilaginibacter mali genomic window:
- a CDS encoding ABC transporter permease, with protein MLKNYLKIAFRTLLRDRSFSVLNLFGLAIGLASVIMIMAYIRYELSYDKGYSNYPQVYRLLQVDKPGSVSPLRVNVNMHMADVLQKEFPAIVASTPLGCSTMQFKYHNDIVKVTTIDAKADFFKIFNYQFLSGDPKTALQQPGSLVLSQTVAKQYFNGINCIGNTITDNYGNIRHVTGVVKDMPQNTHLRADVVISDDNPDQEVFNMESYTSMPQYVLLNKNTNAAQLEQQFKSIYKKYKFPEGTGVRLQPVTDIHLRSHYFSEISVNSDIKYIYIFASIALLILFIACINYINLTTARSLQRAREIGLRKVLGALRKQLIVQFLTESFLFFLISTILAIVIAYSLWPVFSAKITAYQQVPLFDIAGMLGIALIFAVGGLLSGAYPAFFLSALQPVKVLKGLSKFGINISLRKALVVLQFSISGVMIIATLIVNRQLSYISNARLGFNKDNLIDVPFFIRKSQVTAFKRELLKNKDIKAVSVASWRMGQDYGMWNNYKDRTDTTKDIRYNFTYADLNFVNTMGIRILEGRNFSRAYGRDMLSPDSAWRLSKKMGDDERAAFQASFPIMLNQEAVNALGLKNPVGKVLTKPIKGTVIAVVENFNGLSLHQKIGPVIIKSDPECEQGDMYIRVSSANISASISYIESRWKKFYPDKRFEFAFTDDKLQQLYTADQRLGSLFNIFSSLAIIIACLGLFGLISLTVQNRVKEIGIRKVLGASVLDIANLVSMDFIKLVVISFVIASPIGWYFMNKWLQDFAYRTSIDWWVFALACGITLFIAVATLSIRSVKAAITNPVNSLRNE; from the coding sequence ATGCTAAAAAACTATCTGAAAATCGCTTTTAGGACGCTGTTGCGCGACCGGTCATTCTCGGTATTGAACCTGTTTGGCTTAGCTATCGGGCTGGCCAGTGTCATCATGATCATGGCTTATATCCGCTATGAATTATCTTATGATAAGGGTTATAGCAATTATCCGCAGGTTTACCGCTTATTACAGGTAGATAAGCCCGGTTCGGTTAGTCCGCTACGGGTAAATGTAAATATGCACATGGCCGATGTTTTACAAAAGGAGTTTCCGGCTATCGTCGCGTCTACGCCACTGGGTTGTTCTACCATGCAGTTTAAATATCATAACGATATTGTAAAAGTGACAACGATAGATGCGAAGGCCGATTTCTTTAAAATATTCAACTATCAATTTTTAAGCGGTGACCCCAAAACCGCACTACAGCAACCCGGCAGCCTGGTGCTTAGCCAAACTGTGGCGAAGCAGTACTTTAACGGGATCAACTGCATCGGTAATACTATTACCGATAATTATGGCAATATCAGGCATGTGACGGGTGTGGTAAAAGACATGCCGCAAAACACCCACCTAAGGGCTGATGTGGTTATATCAGATGATAACCCCGACCAGGAGGTTTTCAATATGGAAAGCTACACCTCTATGCCGCAGTACGTATTGCTGAATAAAAATACCAATGCAGCACAGTTAGAACAACAATTTAAATCCATCTACAAAAAATACAAATTCCCCGAGGGCACGGGCGTGCGCTTGCAACCGGTTACCGATATCCATTTAAGATCGCACTATTTTAGCGAGATATCGGTTAACAGCGATATTAAATACATCTACATATTTGCTTCTATCGCGTTGCTTATCCTGTTTATCGCCTGCATTAATTATATTAATTTAACTACCGCCCGCTCATTGCAGCGTGCCCGCGAAATTGGCTTGCGCAAAGTATTAGGTGCGTTAAGGAAGCAATTGATCGTGCAGTTTTTAACCGAATCGTTCCTGTTTTTCCTGATCAGCACCATATTGGCTATTGTTATCGCTTACTCGCTTTGGCCGGTTTTTTCGGCAAAGATAACCGCTTACCAGCAGGTGCCTTTGTTTGATATCGCTGGCATGCTCGGTATCGCGCTGATATTTGCTGTTGGCGGTCTGCTTTCGGGGGCGTACCCGGCGTTTTTCCTTTCGGCGTTACAGCCGGTTAAGGTGCTGAAAGGTTTATCTAAGTTCGGTATCAATATCAGTCTTCGTAAGGCGCTGGTTGTTTTGCAGTTCAGCATTTCGGGGGTAATGATCATTGCCACCTTGATTGTCAACCGGCAGCTTAGTTATATCAGCAACGCGCGCCTTGGTTTTAACAAGGATAATTTGATAGACGTGCCTTTTTTCATCCGCAAAAGCCAGGTTACCGCTTTTAAAAGAGAGTTGCTTAAAAACAAGGATATTAAAGCGGTTAGCGTAGCATCGTGGCGTATGGGACAGGATTATGGCATGTGGAATAATTATAAGGACCGTACTGATACTACCAAAGACATAAGATACAACTTTACCTACGCCGACCTGAATTTTGTGAATACCATGGGGATCCGCATTTTAGAGGGCCGCAATTTTTCACGGGCATATGGGCGCGATATGTTATCGCCCGATTCGGCATGGCGGCTTTCAAAAAAAATGGGAGATGACGAACGGGCGGCTTTCCAGGCATCGTTTCCAATTATGCTTAACCAGGAGGCGGTTAATGCACTTGGCTTGAAAAACCCGGTGGGCAAGGTATTAACAAAACCCATAAAAGGCACCGTTATTGCCGTGGTAGAAAACTTTAATGGATTATCGCTGCATCAAAAAATAGGCCCTGTTATTATAAAAAGCGATCCGGAATGTGAGCAGGGCGATATGTACATCCGTGTTTCGTCGGCTAATATTTCGGCAAGCATTAGTTATATCGAAAGCAGGTGGAAAAAGTTTTATCCTGATAAACGGTTTGAGTTTGCTTTTACCGATGATAAATTGCAGCAATTATACACGGCAGATCAGCGCTTAGGTTCATTATTCAATATATTTTCTTCGCTGGCCATTATTATTGCCTGCCTGGGTTTATTCGGTCTGATATCGCTAACTGTACAAAACCGGGTAAAAGAAATAGGTATACGCAAGGTACTTGGCGCCAGTGTTTTAGATATCGCTAATTTGGTTTCTATGGATTTTATAAAGCTGGTAGTGATATCTTTCGTTATCGCTTCGCCCATAGGCTGGTATTTTATGAATAAATGGTTGCAGGACTTTGCTTATCGCACAAGTATCGATTGGTGGGTGTTTGCACTGGCCTGCGGCATTACCTTATTCATCGCCGTAGCTACGCTAAGCATCCGATCGGTAAAAGCGGCAATTACCAACCCTGTTAATAGTTTACGGAACGAGTAG
- a CDS encoding ABC transporter ATP-binding protein, whose translation MLSLQHISKYFQAGGNKNIVLNDISLEIEEGEFVSIMGPSGSGKSTLLNIIGMLDEPSEGFHYFMGQAVHQLKEKQRSSLYKQYIGFVFQAYHLIDELTVYENIETPLIYQDIKGAERKALVADMLDRFQIVGKKDLFPAQLSGGQQQLVGIARALIAQPRLILADEPTGNLNSKQGEEIMEIFQKLNKDHGVTIIQVTHSEKNAAYGSKIIELLDGKIASSTKL comes from the coding sequence ATGCTATCACTACAGCACATTTCAAAATACTTCCAGGCGGGCGGCAATAAAAACATTGTACTGAACGATATCAGCCTTGAGATAGAAGAAGGCGAGTTTGTATCTATTATGGGGCCATCGGGTTCGGGCAAATCAACTTTGCTTAATATTATCGGTATGCTGGATGAACCATCTGAAGGCTTCCACTATTTTATGGGCCAGGCGGTGCACCAGTTAAAAGAAAAGCAGCGTTCGTCCCTGTATAAGCAATATATCGGGTTTGTATTCCAGGCTTATCATTTAATTGATGAGCTTACCGTTTACGAAAACATCGAGACCCCGCTGATCTACCAGGATATCAAAGGTGCCGAGCGTAAGGCATTAGTTGCTGATATGCTCGACCGCTTCCAGATCGTGGGGAAGAAAGATCTTTTCCCGGCACAACTTTCAGGCGGGCAGCAGCAGTTGGTAGGTATTGCCCGTGCATTGATCGCCCAGCCACGCCTGATACTGGCGGATGAGCCTACAGGCAACCTGAACTCCAAACAAGGCGAGGAAATTATGGAGATCTTCCAAAAATTAAATAAAGACCACGGCGTAACCATTATACAGGTTACCCACTCAGAAAAAAACGCGGCATACGGTTCTAAGATCATCGAATTATTAGACGGTAAAATTGCCTCATCAACCAAATTATAA
- a CDS encoding TolC family protein yields the protein MRYFKYLLLLTFLSAKAFSQSADSVLTLQQCIDIAIKNNLDVHKSQLQMEADRIYWQQARENLLPGFSGDVNHSLSTGRSQDPTTYTYVNQSITTGQYALNANVTLFNGLTLQNRIKQQSLAYQAGQMDYQQAKENITLSVITTYLSVLDNQDQLAQVQTQLEVSKKQLDRNEILNKDGNIAPQTLYDLRGQSANDKLSIVNTRNAVYAARLNLLQIMNVPFDKEVKLQRLTADQLPGAYTATSAQIYTKALADLSLVKAADLRQKSAEKAVSATKGNLLPSLSLSGGLLTNYSSGSSAAFSDQFKNNYSTYGGLGLHIPILNSFKSRNAVALAKIDLQNAKYVAENTKIQLKQNIEQAYINMTSAYERYQILTDQVAAYSESFRIAEVRFNDGDLNSVDYLVAKSNMDKSKTSLINARYDYFIRTKILDYYQGKLAL from the coding sequence ATGCGTTACTTTAAATACCTGTTATTACTTACTTTTTTAAGCGCTAAGGCATTTAGCCAAAGCGCCGATTCTGTACTCACCCTGCAGCAATGTATTGATATTGCCATTAAAAACAACCTTGATGTGCACAAAAGCCAGCTGCAAATGGAAGCCGATCGTATTTACTGGCAACAAGCACGCGAAAACCTGCTACCCGGATTCAGTGGCGATGTAAATCATTCGTTAAGTACCGGCCGCAGCCAGGACCCTACAACCTATACTTACGTTAACCAATCGATCACTACCGGCCAGTATGCCTTAAATGCTAACGTTACACTGTTCAACGGGCTTACCCTGCAAAACCGTATCAAACAGCAATCATTAGCTTACCAGGCTGGCCAAATGGATTACCAGCAGGCTAAGGAAAATATTACGCTCAGCGTGATAACAACCTATTTGAGCGTGCTGGATAACCAGGATCAGTTAGCGCAGGTGCAAACCCAGCTTGAAGTATCTAAAAAGCAATTAGACCGTAACGAGATATTGAACAAGGACGGTAATATTGCTCCGCAAACCCTTTACGATCTGCGCGGCCAGTCAGCAAACGATAAACTGTCTATCGTAAACACGCGTAACGCGGTATATGCGGCCAGGCTTAACCTGCTGCAAATTATGAACGTGCCCTTTGATAAGGAAGTAAAATTGCAGCGCCTCACAGCCGACCAATTACCCGGTGCCTACACAGCAACATCGGCACAGATATATACCAAAGCATTAGCAGACCTTTCTTTGGTTAAAGCGGCCGATCTTCGCCAGAAAAGTGCTGAAAAAGCTGTAAGCGCAACAAAGGGTAACCTGTTGCCATCCCTTTCGTTGTCAGGTGGTTTATTGACTAATTACTCCAGTGGCTCAAGTGCCGCCTTTAGCGATCAGTTTAAAAATAATTACAGCACTTACGGCGGCTTGGGTTTACATATTCCTATCCTAAACTCGTTTAAAAGTCGTAACGCGGTAGCATTGGCTAAGATCGACCTGCAAAATGCTAAATATGTAGCCGAAAATACCAAGATACAATTGAAGCAAAACATTGAGCAAGCCTACATCAACATGACCAGCGCTTACGAACGCTACCAGATATTAACCGACCAGGTAGCAGCCTATAGCGAATCGTTCAGGATAGCCGAAGTACGCTTTAACGACGGCGACTTAAACTCGGTTGATTACCTGGTGGCTAAAAGTAATATGGATAAATCCAAAACCAGCCTCATCAACGCGCGTTACGATTACTTTATCCGCACTAAAATATTAGATTACTACCAGGGTAAACTGGCTTTGTAA
- a CDS encoding porin family protein, with translation MKKHLALSVICLLAIKLASAQIIPSFEFGLKGGMNLSKFSHTATFATGNRAGYLGGVWARVGGLGFNFQPELYITGKNVTINNNNGTVNKASFTSLDVPLLLGSKIGAFGVGGRFYTGPLFSLALYKDQNLGAALGNVARLNYKDQSMAWTFGAGLDIKKISVDLRYEYGLSKQPYNNGQDETRVNIFNLTLGYRLFSL, from the coding sequence ATGAAAAAGCATCTCGCCCTGTCTGTTATTTGTTTGTTAGCCATAAAACTGGCATCCGCCCAAATCATCCCATCGTTTGAGTTTGGCCTGAAGGGCGGCATGAACCTTTCTAAGTTTTCGCATACGGCCACATTCGCTACCGGGAACAGGGCAGGGTACCTGGGCGGTGTATGGGCAAGGGTAGGGGGCCTGGGCTTCAACTTTCAGCCCGAGTTGTATATCACCGGCAAAAACGTAACCATAAATAACAACAACGGAACGGTTAACAAGGCATCGTTCACCAGTTTGGATGTGCCCTTGCTGTTGGGGAGTAAAATTGGCGCGTTTGGTGTTGGCGGCAGGTTTTATACCGGCCCGCTGTTCTCGTTGGCACTTTATAAAGATCAAAACCTTGGCGCGGCCTTAGGTAATGTAGCCCGCCTGAATTATAAAGACCAAAGCATGGCCTGGACGTTTGGCGCCGGATTGGATATCAAAAAAATATCTGTAGACCTGCGTTACGAATATGGCTTAAGCAAACAGCCCTACAATAACGGCCAGGACGAAACGCGCGTGAATATTTTTAACCTGACGCTGGGTTACCGTTTATTCTCGTTGTAA
- a CDS encoding DUF3667 domain-containing protein: MKKHYRHEHDCLNCGSDLQGKFCHNCGQENLEIKESFGHMLNHAVSDYFHFDHQFFHTLKPLLLKPGQLTIEYMAGRRGQYLHPVKMYIFISLVYFILLFKGDHNIIRTDDQTKKNSNSEIIDAVKKDIAKDSSLSAKQRDKLSQTVNHVAGKAEGVKVDSIHAPVTITRTGDDTDSTAELYNRSQSKLPAAKRDGFFDHFFKERTLLYEQKYGKEQAMEHFKEDVKHNAPKVMFVLLPLFALILKITFWKNRKYYVEHLIYSIHLHCFFFLFSGVILLIQRILPASWHSFSDLLTLFVTVYTVYYIYRSLRVVYQRSRWRTISKMTGIAVMYWAMAIICVIGMLMVTAVTA, translated from the coding sequence ATGAAGAAACACTACCGCCACGAGCACGACTGCCTGAACTGCGGCTCCGACCTTCAAGGCAAATTTTGCCACAATTGCGGGCAGGAGAACCTTGAAATAAAGGAAAGTTTTGGCCACATGCTTAACCATGCCGTAAGCGATTACTTCCATTTCGATCACCAGTTTTTTCACACCCTAAAACCCCTGCTGCTTAAACCAGGGCAACTCACTATTGAATATATGGCCGGCCGGCGGGGGCAATACCTGCACCCTGTTAAGATGTATATTTTCATCAGTTTGGTATACTTCATCCTGCTTTTTAAAGGCGATCATAATATTATCCGAACCGATGATCAAACGAAAAAAAACTCGAACAGCGAGATCATAGACGCGGTAAAGAAGGATATCGCTAAGGACAGCAGCCTTAGTGCCAAACAGCGGGATAAATTATCGCAAACGGTAAACCACGTGGCCGGCAAAGCAGAAGGTGTAAAGGTGGATAGCATCCACGCGCCGGTTACCATTACCAGAACCGGCGATGATACCGATAGCACGGCCGAACTATATAACCGCAGCCAAAGCAAACTACCCGCGGCTAAGCGCGATGGCTTTTTCGATCACTTTTTTAAAGAGCGGACTTTGCTTTACGAACAAAAATATGGCAAGGAACAGGCGATGGAACACTTTAAGGAAGACGTGAAACATAACGCGCCTAAAGTAATGTTTGTACTGCTGCCCTTATTCGCCCTGATACTCAAGATCACCTTCTGGAAGAACAGGAAGTATTATGTAGAGCACCTCATCTACAGCATTCATCTGCATTGCTTCTTCTTCCTGTTTTCGGGCGTTATACTCCTTATTCAGCGCATCCTGCCCGCAAGCTGGCACTCATTCAGCGATTTGCTTACCCTTTTTGTGACGGTCTATACGGTCTATTACATTTACCGTTCCCTGCGGGTAGTATATCAACGCAGTCGTTGGCGTACCATTAGTAAAATGACAGGCATTGCGGTTATGTATTGGGCAATGGCAATAATATGTGTAATAGGGATGCTGATGGTAACGGCGGTAACCGCTTAA
- a CDS encoding nucleoside permease: protein MNIKFRLILMNFMQFFIWGAWLITIGAYWFQNKGWSGSQFGAIFSTMGISAIFMPALTGIISDRLINAEKLYGIMHILGAGVLFCLPMVTNPDTFFWIILLNMICYMPTLSLSITVAYSALKGEGQDVVKVYPPIRTWGTVGFIVALWVVSLTHNETSPNQFYIASAVSLMLGLYAFSLPKCPPLLSKVDNKSVASLLGLNAFALFKTPKFAIFFAFSMLLGAALQLTNAYGDTYIHDFKNIAAYQDTLTVKYPAIIMSISQISETLFILAIPFFLRKFGIKNVMLFSMLAWVLRFGLFAFGNPADGLWMIILSCIVYGMAFDFFNISGSLFVETQTTPEIRGSAQGLFMMMVNGFGAYFGSMISGNVIQKFFTDAHGAKDWHNIWLSFAAYALVIAVIFPFVFRYKHNKALVEAYKHA, encoded by the coding sequence ATGAATATTAAGTTTCGCTTAATACTGATGAATTTTATGCAGTTTTTTATTTGGGGGGCGTGGCTGATCACCATTGGTGCATACTGGTTTCAAAATAAAGGCTGGTCGGGTTCGCAGTTTGGCGCTATTTTTTCCACCATGGGTATCTCGGCTATTTTTATGCCGGCCCTAACAGGTATTATATCAGATAGGCTTATCAACGCCGAAAAATTATACGGCATTATGCATATCCTTGGTGCGGGCGTATTGTTCTGCCTGCCTATGGTAACCAACCCGGATACCTTTTTCTGGATCATCCTGTTAAACATGATCTGCTACATGCCTACCCTATCGCTATCAATCACGGTGGCCTATTCAGCATTAAAAGGTGAGGGACAAGATGTGGTAAAGGTATATCCGCCTATCCGCACCTGGGGCACAGTGGGCTTTATTGTAGCGCTTTGGGTAGTTAGCCTTACGCATAACGAAACATCGCCAAATCAATTCTACATCGCTTCGGCGGTATCGTTAATGCTGGGCCTATACGCCTTCAGCCTGCCGAAATGCCCGCCACTGTTAAGCAAGGTTGATAACAAATCGGTTGCCAGTCTGCTTGGCTTAAATGCCTTCGCGCTGTTTAAAACGCCTAAGTTCGCTATCTTCTTCGCTTTCTCTATGTTATTAGGGGCTGCCCTGCAGTTAACTAATGCCTATGGTGATACCTACATCCACGATTTTAAAAATATAGCCGCTTATCAGGATACGCTCACGGTGAAATACCCGGCCATCATCATGTCCATCTCGCAAATTTCCGAGACTTTGTTTATCCTGGCTATCCCGTTCTTCCTGCGTAAGTTTGGTATTAAGAACGTGATGCTGTTTAGCATGCTGGCCTGGGTGTTGCGCTTCGGCTTGTTCGCATTTGGCAACCCAGCCGATGGCTTATGGATGATCATCCTGTCGTGCATTGTTTATGGCATGGCCTTCGATTTCTTTAATATCTCAGGTTCGTTGTTTGTAGAAACCCAAACCACGCCCGAGATACGTGGCAGCGCCCAGGGTTTGTTTATGATGATGGTGAACGGCTTCGGTGCATACTTTGGCAGTATGATCAGTGGAAATGTGATCCAAAAATTCTTTACCGATGCCCATGGAGCAAAGGATTGGCATAACATCTGGCTAAGCTTTGCCGCTTACGCGTTAGTAATTGCCGTTATCTTCCCGTTTGTATTCAGATATAAGCACAATAAAGCGTTGGTGGAAGCTTATAAACACGCTTAA
- a CDS encoding NUDIX hydrolase: MPVNQKIKVAVDGVVFGYTSKDGLLILLIKRDVTPFKGDWALPGGLVLDEESLEDAIYRELKEETGVQINYLEQLYSFGKPGRDPRNRVVSITYYGLVKPDGLMLNAGTDAGDARWFNVKNMPELAFDHRDIVSVALKRLQSKIVYEPIGFELLDEKFPFSELEKLYMAVLDRPIDRRNFKKKVSKFGFLIETNEKQALETAGRPGNLFCFDQEKYFQLKKDGINFEI, translated from the coding sequence ATGCCGGTTAATCAAAAAATAAAGGTTGCTGTTGATGGTGTGGTGTTTGGATATACATCAAAAGATGGTTTATTAATATTGCTGATAAAACGCGATGTTACACCATTTAAGGGCGATTGGGCGCTGCCGGGCGGTTTGGTGCTGGACGAAGAATCGCTGGAGGATGCTATTTACCGGGAACTGAAGGAGGAAACCGGTGTGCAGATCAACTACCTTGAACAACTGTATAGCTTCGGCAAGCCGGGCCGCGACCCGCGGAATAGGGTAGTGTCTATCACTTATTATGGCCTGGTTAAACCCGACGGCCTAATGCTTAATGCCGGTACCGATGCCGGCGATGCGCGCTGGTTCAACGTGAAGAACATGCCCGAACTGGCTTTCGATCACCGGGACATCGTATCGGTAGCCTTGAAGCGCTTGCAAAGTAAGATCGTATACGAACCTATTGGCTTTGAATTGCTGGATGAAAAGTTTCCCTTCTCCGAACTGGAGAAGTTATACATGGCTGTACTCGACCGGCCTATCGATAGGCGGAACTTCAAAAAGAAGGTCAGCAAGTTCGGATTCCTGATCGAAACTAATGAAAAACAAGCCCTCGAAACCGCTGGCCGCCCCGGTAATTTATTCTGCTTCGACCAGGAGAAATACTTCCAACTAAAAAAAGACGGCATTAACTTCGAGATTTAA